TTTGGCCTGGGCCGGTTCTTCTTCCTGGGCCTGGCGCTGCACGACGGGAGCGGGCATGCCCATAACGGTGTCGGCAATGCGATCGGCCTCGTGCTCGTAGGCGTCGTTAGGCTTGCCCACGGTCATTTTGGCTTGCAGCATTTGGGTCACGGCGCGGTTGCCAATCTGCCGTTGCAGGGTCAAAAGCGGATGGGCGGACTGAGGGGCAGGGCGAGGTGACACAGCCGTAGACCGACTGCGCGCCACGGTGGCGGTTTGGGTTTGAACTAGCCCTTTATGTCCCATGGGGTTGACCGCTTATCCATTAGGTTCAGGCAGAGGAAACATTGAGTTTATTTCTAATCCTAATGTTTCGCTGGATAACAAAAATTCCTCTGGGGCGCTTGGTGTGGCTCTTGGTAAATAATATAGCTGTGGCCAGCCCGGCTGAGGCATTTTCTAGATGAACGTTCAAACGTTAGAACGTTCTAACGTCTTGGAGGTTTTTGGTGACCTACCCAGCGTGACGATGGCTGTACTTCAGAAATTGGCACCGGCATGCTTTGCACCAGACTCACCGCCCGTCGGTAGCGGAATGCTATTGTCCAATCACAGGATTGACGACAAACCCAGGGTTAAAGATTATACCCGGGTCTAAAACAAAGAATCCAGATGACACCCTGAAGGTAATTCCGTCTAACGACAGCCAACCATTGTTGCCGGTTGTGGCGACTACGGCTCCAGCGGCGGTGACATCCACCCGAGCATAGGAATTTGGAGATGTCGAAGCTGAAAACAATTCTTGAAACTGAGGCCGATAGCCGCTAGGAAGGGTGAAAATAACGGCTCCAATAGTGCCCGATCGAACTAAGCCCCTGAGATGGACAATGCCTACACTGTCTTTGAAGTAGCCAGGCGGATTGAAGGTATTGTCGTATCGTACCCAGCCATTTTGAAGCGTTGGAGTCTGCCAGGATTCTTGCTCTAAAACAGTACCACCACCAGCTACGTGGAGTTTGGCGCTGGGGTTTGTTATACCAATACCTACATTGCCATTTTGATCGATGCTGATATCAGCTGTGTTGTCGCCACTGCTGAGAAATAAACCCGACACATTTGAGGCTGGGTTTGACCAAATACGGCCTTTTTGGCGATTGGCAGAATCTTGAAAGATAATATCTCCGGCATCATTGGCGGTTGCCTTTAAAGTTAGATCGCCTCCAGTAATTGTGCCCCCAGAAACGGGCAAAAAAGCTGTGCTCACCGTTGTGTTTAACTTATCGAGGGTGACGGCCCCATTGGCCAATTGAGCTGTACCCACTGCACTGGCGGCCAATTGATTGGCACCGATCGCCCCATTAGCGAGTTGGGCTGATCCCACGGCATTAGGCGCAATCTTTGCCGTAATGACAGCACCATTGGCTAGTTTTGGGGTGGTCACACTACTGTCGGGTAGCTTGGCAGTGGTAATCGCTCCGTCTACTACCTTCACCGTAGTGATACTGGCGGGGGCAAGCTGTTCAGTGTTGATGGCCTCTGGGGCAATGACTGCACTGGCTATCGGGCTACGCACCGATCGATCGATGCCGCCCGTGGTGACATTGCCGGCATCGCTGAGGGTGACGCGGCCCAATACAATAACCGAGCCATCGGTGGGGGGGACTTGGGTGGTGGTCTCAAGTTTCGGGCGTTCGGTGATGCGCACAAATTTTTCGGTATCGCCGGAGGGGTTGCGATCGCCGATGTCAAATACTTCGTCGTAGGCCAGGGTGAGATAGACCACTGCTGCCGCCGAAAAACCCACCACACTAAAGTTGGGCGGATTTTCTGTCAGGGGAAGTTCTCGCCCCTGCCGGTCAACGGCTAGGCCCGGCGAAAGAGAAATTTCTGCATTGTTGACGCGCTCAATTTCTAACCCCGATACAATACCCCAGGTGTGAAAGCGCTGGTTGTGTAAACGGCGCATTTGAAGATGATAGGTCTGCTCATCCTGAAAGTCTTTCTCTTTTAAAAATTGGGAATTGAAATAGTTGAGCCGCTTAGCTTCAGACATAGAGTTCTCCTTAACGGTGAAGGGCTAAACAGAAAATTAGCTGTTGACTTCGGTGCCCAATACAGTGTCTACACCGACTGTAGAATTCACTCCAATTTGCATGGTAGGGAATCGAGGGATTAGAGCGTAATGGGTGTGGGCGGGTTTTTCGAGTTCGATCAGGGCGCGGGCAATTTCAATTTGGCGATCGCGCAGGGTGGCGTCGCTAATGCGAGGCAGGTTGATAAACACGTCAAAAAAGTGGGGGATGCCGCCGCCGACAATGGTATCTCTGCCCACCGTAGAGCTAACGCCGATCTGGAATTCGCCAATTTCTGTCTCCTGAATTTCAGGAATACTTTGGGTAAAGATCGCCAACAGCTGTTGCAGGTTGTCTTTGGTGCCGCGACGGCGATACAGGGGAATGATATTGGCAATAAACTTGCGCTGCTGGGTAATTTCTACATCGGCTCTGAGACTGAGGGCTGCCCAGCTGGCCAACCAGGGGAGGAAATCCACCGGGGTGGCCATCGGATCAAAGAGCTGATCGAGGCGATCGAGGGTGTTTTCTAGGCCGATGGCGGGAAAGGCGGTGTCGTCGGGGCGACCGAGCAGCACCGCTTCAAAGGCGGCTAAAACCCGGCTGAGAAACGGCGGCTCTGCGGTTGGATCGGCGGGCTGATAGAGGGCGGGCAGATAGTCGATCAGCCGGGGAGAGGGATCGTTCATCGGGTCGTTCCTGAGGTGAGGGAGGTGGTGGTTCTGAGGGGCGATCGCACCGTAATATCGACCCCATCGGGCCGCAGGCTGGGCAGTTCGTGGGTATCTAACGCCAGGGCCACCAGCTGGTCGGCCCGATTGAGGCGACGGCGATGCGCTTCAGCCGCATTGAGCGGGGCAATTTCTTCTAAAAGGGGGGCTCCGGGGCCAGGCTGCGATCGCAAAACGTAGTCTACGCCTGACACATTGTCTAGCTGCTCGTAGACTTCTGAAACATAGATCGAGCGGCCAAAGGGCCAGCCGCTGCCGCCGCTGCCGCCCTTGAGGGGGTCGAAAAAATCTACCAAACGCTGCACAGCTGCCCGCTGCACCTCCGCCGGGCGAGCGTCGGGTTTTACCATGACGGTTATTTGTATGCGAAAGGCAAGGTAGCGCGGCGGCACGACGTGCACTTTGGTGGTCAACAGCCGCCTGGGTTCGAGGTAGTCTGTCACGGTTTGCAGCAGATCGTCGGCGGGCGAACCGCTCTGGGGCACGATCACGATACTCACGTGGCCAGGCTTGGACTCAGGGGCCAGAGGATTGTCTGAAATGAGATTGCGGCGCGGTACGCAGTGGGTGCGCGCCACCTGGGGGCTGGCCTGCTTGGCCAGCGCTTCAAAATCCTGGCTGGTGACGGCGCGATCGCTCTGCCGCAGCTGTTGAATGGCCTCCCGAATGGCCTCATTGAGGGCGGTCTCTGGCAACGGCTGCGGAAATTTCTTTTGTTCGTTGGACTCCAGCCCGCTAATTAAATTCAAAAAAGCCTGTTTGTTGGCGTTGGTGACCTGGTTTTGCCGGTACAGCAGCATTTCTGTCAGGTAGGCAAATAGCTCAATCAGGGTGATGCCGGGGTCAGAGGGGTTGTGGTTAGTCCAATCTGGCGCGTAGGTCGGCAGCAGGCTCAGGGCCTCCTGCATGAGGTCGTCGTAGGTGCGATCGTCGAGGTTGGGGAGGTCGAGGGGCATCGGAGTAGGGGGGTGGGGAGTTAGGGGGTGATGGGGTTTAAGGGCTTAAATGTATGGCAGGCTTAAGCGGTCAGCAAGATGGTGTGGGTGCCGGAGTAAACGAGAAACCGCTCGGTGTTGAAA
This genomic stretch from Nodosilinea sp. PGN35 harbors:
- a CDS encoding phage tail protein translates to MNDPSPRLIDYLPALYQPADPTAEPPFLSRVLAAFEAVLLGRPDDTAFPAIGLENTLDRLDQLFDPMATPVDFLPWLASWAALSLRADVEITQQRKFIANIIPLYRRRGTKDNLQQLLAIFTQSIPEIQETEIGEFQIGVSSTVGRDTIVGGGIPHFFDVFINLPRISDATLRDRQIEIARALIELEKPAHTHYALIPRFPTMQIGVNSTVGVDTVLGTEVNS
- a CDS encoding baseplate J/gp47 family protein; this translates as MPLDLPNLDDRTYDDLMQEALSLLPTYAPDWTNHNPSDPGITLIELFAYLTEMLLYRQNQVTNANKQAFLNLISGLESNEQKKFPQPLPETALNEAIREAIQQLRQSDRAVTSQDFEALAKQASPQVARTHCVPRRNLISDNPLAPESKPGHVSIVIVPQSGSPADDLLQTVTDYLEPRRLLTTKVHVVPPRYLAFRIQITVMVKPDARPAEVQRAAVQRLVDFFDPLKGGSGGSGWPFGRSIYVSEVYEQLDNVSGVDYVLRSQPGPGAPLLEEIAPLNAAEAHRRRLNRADQLVALALDTHELPSLRPDGVDITVRSPLRTTTSLTSGTTR